The nucleotide sequence tatttgatgttttaggCATGATGAATAATCTACTCCAGCTTAAATTAAACCGattaaaaattctgctcaaccCAACATTTGCTAAAAAGCAAGGAAAATTAGTTTTGTAATGAAATAGGATATGGTAGAAGtattatttggtgttttagACATGATGAGGAATCTGCTCCAGCTTAAATTAAACTGattaaaaattctgctcaacccaaaatttgctaaaacacaagaaaaattagttttgtaataaaataggATATGTtagaagtattttttatattatttgttgttttagacATGATGAGGAATCTGCTCCAGCTTGAATTAAACTGattaaaaattctgctcaacccaaaatttgttaaaaaacaaagaaaattagtttagtaataaaataggATATGTTTGaagtatttttgtattatttggtgttttagACATGATGAGGAATCTGCTCCAGCTTAAATTAAACTGattaaaaattctgctcaacctaaaatttgttaaaaagcAAAGAAAACTAGCTTTGTAATGAAATAGGATATGGTAGAAGtattatttggtgttttagACATGATGAGGAATCTGCTCCAGCTTAAATTAAACTGATTAAAAATTCTACTCAACccaaaatttgctaaaaaacaaagaaaattagttttgttataaaataggATATGTTAGAAGTAATTGTTTGtattatttgatgttttaggCATGATGAATAATCTGCTCCAGCTTAAATTAAACCGattaaaaattctgctcaaccCAACATTTGTTAAAAAGCAAGGAAAATTAGTTTTGTAATGAAATAGGATATGGTAGAAGtattatttggtgttttagACATGATGAGGAATCTGCTCCAGCTTAAATTAAACTGattaaaaattctgctcaacccaaaatttgctaaaacacaagaaaaattagttttgtaataaaataggATATGTtagaagtattttttatattatttgttgttttagacATGATGAGGAATCTGCTCCAGCTTGAATTAAACTGattaaaaattctgctcaacccaaaatttgttaaaaaacaaagaaaattagtttagtaataaaataggATATGTTTGaagtatttttgtattatttggtgttttagACATGATGAGGAATCTGCTCCAGCTTAAATTAAACTGattaaaaattctgctcaacccaaaatttgctaaaaaacAAGGAAAATTAGTTTTGTAATGAAATAGGATATGGTAGAAGtattatttggtgttttagACATGATGATGAATCTGCTCCAGCTTAAATTAAACTGattaaaaattctgctcaacccaaaatttgctaaaaaacaaagaaaattagttttgtaataaaataggATATGTTAGAACTAATTTTTGGtattatttgatgttttaggCATGATGAGTAATCTGCTCcagtttaaattaaactgattaaaaattctgctcaacccaaaatttgttaaaaagcAAGGAAAACTAGTTTTGTAATGAAATAGGATATGGTAgaagtattttttgtattatttggtgttttagACATGATGAGGAATCTGCTCCAGCTTAAATTAAACTGattaaaaattctgctcaacccaaaatttgctaaaaaaacaaagaggGGAAATTCAACAAGCTACCCATAAAGTCGTGCATCCAGAAACTGTACGTAGAGTGTTAAGATTTAATGGACGAGTTCCACGAAGAAAACCTTGGATTTCTCAACAAAACAGGCAGAAAAGGATTGAATTAGCTAAAAGATATCTTGCAAGTGACTTTGTATTTTGgaaaacaactttatttactGACGAAAGTAAGTGTAATATTTTCGGATCGGATGGTAGAGGAAAAATTTGGCAGAAGGCAAACCAAGAAATTTCCCAACCGTTAAACATGGCTGGTTTGTGGCTTAATGGGCtacaaaatttgatttttattgatgATATTATGGACCATAGCGCTTGGAAATCAAATGTTCAATTCATTTGGCGTACGTAGACTTTTGTGACTAACTGTATGCCCACCGTACTACATATAGTACACGCATAGACATGTCTGAACGTGTCCGAACATGCGTCGAAGTGGCATTCGAGTAgatcttattttttctattattctaGAGGTTTCTCGTTAAACGAGGCTTTGGCAATGATAGAAGATGACGACGAACTGGTAGAAAACGTCGTTTCTTTCTGGTGAGGAGGATGCCACAAACCTAAATAATTTgccaaatataatttttaatggcCAAGTTAATCCTTTGGGGCTATTTTCACTTTTCTGATGATGAAATTCTGGATCTAAAAGTAATCGTTATGCAAATCAGTACAAATACTAAATTGGTAAAATTTGGAATGCTCTTTCAAATGCTAAAGGCTAAATCAGCTAAATGCAGTTGTGCAAATCGAGAGATCCGACTAAATAAgatactttttttcttttaatatatatttgttataagtATGTTAGTagtaaaaaaacataaaaaaatcaaataaataaacgtaGAGGTAGTTAAAATATAtacacaaaaacttaaaaaagaaattttaaaattaagtattaGATTTGCAATGTGAACAAAGACAGCCACAAATACAAGTTAAGCACTTAATAGGTCCAGTACTAGCCGCTTCGTAATAAACGATATCAATTAAGAAGCAAGCGCCGATTAAGACCGCTTTCATCCTAACGTCTAAATTTAACGGAAAACTTATCCCGAAATTTTCCGCATCTGTTCCAATTTCTTGGACTAATCCGGACCAATACTTGGcgatttttccaattttcgtttttccgTCGgccgataaaattttaaattctactTCGCCGCAACAAAAAGTCGCCGTGCAACATGgtcctttaatttttaaaacaacttcTCCCGTTGGATCGACTATCAGAAAACGGGGGTTCATAAAACTCCATTCTTGTTGTATTCTCCCCAGTAAATTTCCAGGTGGCGAATAAATTTCCATCGtctaaaaagaaatgaaagaaatgTGTGTTAAGGcggttaatttttgttaccTGCAAACAACAAGGAAATAAACAAGAATCACAACTCGCTGGTCTTCTGATGTGAATAACTTCTTTTGAGCGGTTATCAAAAACTTTGATTTGGAAAGGTCGATATGACCCTAAACAATTTCTGGCCATATATCCGCTATCTTCCGCGGCGAAATATACTCTttgtcgatttttattttttattgaaaatttatttttcgacTCAAAATCCATCAACACTTCagttaattcaattttttgcttCACCATTAGCTCATCTACCACCGTCAAATATTCTAAACCCGGCGGACAATTCGGTATGCTTTGCGGAATTTCCATCCATTGaccttaaatacaaaaaaatacaatacaaattatttttgtttaataaaccTTGACCATGACCCTAAGTTcaaattaaaaccaattaaataCTTAGGCAACTTATAATACTGATGATCTCATCATTATGAAATGCTTTTTTTACCTTCTGGGACACCAATACCTGTTGGTTGGGTAATTATGGCTCCTGTATAACCTGGTGGGGACGGTAAATACCCTCGATTTGATGGAGGGTATCCATGGTAAGCGTTTGCATTGTTATATTGAGGGTTATAAGGGGAATACCCTACAATTAATatatgattataaaaaaataatattgaaattttctaattttttttaattacctaTATTTTGAGATGGTTGAGGTGGAATAATATTAACTTGAGGGCTCGCTGGAGGTGGTTGGGGATGACTTGGTGGTAATTGTGGATAAGGGGGACAAACTTGAGTTGGAACacctttaaataataaaattattttttttgcctttaatttttttattacttacttTGATTTGGAGGATTACTGACATTTTCTGACATCCTTTTTTTCGTCAATCTTCTCAATAAAGTGTTTATTTAAAGGTTTAGGTGTGCTGGCGACGTGTTTCAATGTGAGAGTGAAGATTTCATTGCAGAGAGAACAACAAAACGAGAACGACGACCTTGAACGCCCAACCATTcgtttacaaataaaaacaggcattgaattgaaaatttctttcaataaatttcAAGTTGGAAATGATGGGATGTAGTATAGTAAAACATGTTGC is from Onthophagus taurus isolate NC chromosome 8, IU_Otau_3.0, whole genome shotgun sequence and encodes:
- the LOC111424919 gene encoding phospholipid scramblase 2-like, which translates into the protein MSENVSNPPNQSVPTQVCPPYPQLPPSHPQPPPASPQVNIIPPQPSQNIGYSPYNPQYNNANAYHGYPPSNRGYLPSPPGYTGAIITQPTGIGVPEGQWMEIPQSIPNCPPGLEYLTVVDELMVKQKIELTEVLMDFESKNKFSIKNKNRQRVYFAAEDSGYMARNCLGSYRPFQIKVFDNRSKEVIHIRRPASCDSCLFPCCLQTMEIYSPPGNLLGRIQQEWSFMNPRFLIVDPTGEVVLKIKGPCCTATFCCGEVEFKILSADGKTKIGKIAKYWSGLVQEIGTDAENFGISFPLNLDVRMKAVLIGACFLIDIVYYEAASTGPIKCLTCICGCLCSHCKSNT